The Candidatus Methylomirabilota bacterium genome contains the following window.
CTGGGCGAGGCGGGGTGCATCGCGGTGCCGCCGGCCATCGTCAACGCCGTGGTCGACGCGCTGGCGCCGTTCGGGTGCACGCACCTCGACATGCCGGTCACGGCCGAGAAGGTCTGGCGCGTGCTGAGCGCTGCCGCCGAACAGCGGTAGAATCGGTCTGCCCGCACCCGACGACTGAGGAGCCTATCGCGATGGGGGACGTCGAGTACTTCTCCGGCCTGCCCGAAGTGGGGATCGTGCCGCGCGCGCCGCACGCGGGCCCCTTGCTGCAGCACGTGTACGAGCAGGAGCACGGGCGCGGGGGGTTCGCCGGCAAGGTGAGCCACACGTATCACCTGTATCCACCGACGAACTGGCTGCCGGGGGAGACGCGCGGCCTCGAAGGGTTCGCGCCGCGCTGGGAGTCGCCGCTGCGCCCGCTCGGCGGCACGCACCACGCGCTGAACCCGCTGGCCCCGGACGGCCCCGCCGACGTCTACCGCGGGATGGCGCGGCTGGTAGCCAACGCGACGGCCGCGCTCAACGTCACCGCGCCCCGCGCCTCCATGGACTACTTCTTCGAGCACCACTCGGCGACGCTGGTCGTCTTCGTCCACGAGGGCGGCGGCACGCTGGAGACGACGTTCGGGCCGATCGCCTACGGCAAGGGTGATTTCCTCATCGTCCCCAAGGGCGTCACTCACCGGTTCGAGCTCG
Protein-coding sequences here:
- a CDS encoding homogentisate 1,2-dioxygenase → MGDVEYFSGLPEVGIVPRAPHAGPLLQHVYEQEHGRGGFAGKVSHTYHLYPPTNWLPGETRGLEGFAPRWESPLRPLGGTHHALNPLAPDGPADVYRGMARLVANATAALNVTAPRASMDYFFEHHSATLVVFVHEGGGTLETTFGPIAYGKGDFLIVPKGVTHRFELAPGLQYYWVYESFAGDPEKAEAPATGRFITHSRSDYRFPRTLATVNERGRFEIVSKVETVYTRRVHPTHPFDVIGWRGDYLPYKFAVEDVRPLVADRSHVPPSGHMIFTLPGCYLCVFTVRSVEKDAM